One stretch of Eleutherodactylus coqui strain aEleCoq1 unplaced genomic scaffold, aEleCoq1.hap1 HAP1_SCAFFOLD_90, whole genome shotgun sequence DNA includes these proteins:
- the LOC136603488 gene encoding neuroligin-2-like isoform X2, which yields MMFIHGGSYMEGTGNMFDGSVLAAYGNVIVVTMNYRLGVLGFLSTGDQAAKGNYGLLDQIQALRWLEENIGHFGGDPERITIFGSGAGASCVSLLILSHHSEGLFQKAIAQSGTAISSWSVNYEPLKYTRLLAAKVGCDYTDNVEMVSCLRRKPYRDLVDQDIQPARYHIAFGPVVDGDVVPDDPEILMEQGEFLNYDILMGVNQGEGLKFVEDTLENEDGISASYFDFTVSNFVDNLYGYPEGKDVLRETIKFMYTDWADRDNGDMRRKTLLALFTDHQWVAPAVATARFHAEYESPVYFYAFYHRCQAEGRPEWGEAAHGDEVPYVFGVPMVGATDLFPCNFSKNDVMLSAVVMTYWTNFAKTGDPNQPVPQDTKFIHTKPNRFEEVVWTKFNPKEKQYLHIGLKPRVRDNYRANKVAFWLELVPHLHNLNTVQHPSTTTRLPPYTRWTPGSKPAGGSTTRRPHSTLPPDGDDDEIERPRYSPFPGDSRDYSTELSVTVAVGASLLFLNILAFAALYYKRDRRHELRTRRHSPGRGGAPGNDLAHHGPEEELMSLQIKRADPPCQDRPLRLCVLLPVLSSSPSMLPSHKRA from the exons ATGATGTTTATCCACGGCGGATCCTACATGGAGGGTACTGGGAACATGTTTGACGGTAGTGTCCTTGCCGCCTATGGCAATGTGATTGTGGTCACTATGAACTACAGACTGGGCGTTCTCG GCTTCCTAAGCACTGGAGACCAGGCAGCCAAAGGTAACTACGGCCTACTGGACCAGATCCAAGCCTTGCGCTGGCTGGAGGAGAACATTGGCCATTTTGGAGGAGATCCTGAAAGAATCACTATCTTTGGGTCTGGGGCTGGAGCCTCATGCGTCAGCCTCCTCATCCTCTCGCACCATTCTGAAG GACTTTTCCAGAAGGCCATCGCACAAAGTGGGACTGCCATCTCCAGCTGGTCGGTTAACTATGAACCTCTGAAGTATACCCGTCTGTTAGCAGCCAAAGTGGGTTGTGATTACACTGACAACGTGGAGATGGTGAGCTGCCTCCGAAGAAAGCCGTACCGAGATCTGGTGGACCAGGACATTCAGCCCGCTAGATACCACATTGCGTTTGGACCTGTTGTGGATGGGGATGTGGTCCCGGATGACCCAGAGATTTTAATGGAGCAAGGAGAGTTCCTTAACTATGACATCCTGATGGGGGTGAACCAAGGCGAGGGTCTCAAGTTTGTTGAAGACACTCTGGAAAATGAGGATGGAATATCTGCCAGCTACTTCGATTTTACTGTCTCTAATTTTGTAGATAATCTCTATGGCTACCCAGAGGGAAAAGATGTTCTGCGTGAGACCATCAAGTTCATGTACACAGACTGGGCAGACCGTGACAATGGTGATATGAGAAGAAAGACTCTGCTGGCATTGTTTACCGACCATCAATGGGTGGCACCAGCCGTGGCAACGGCTCGATTCCATGCTGAATATGAGTCACCTGTGTACTTCTATGCTTTCTACCACCGATGTCAGGCTGAAGGAAGACCTGAATGGGGAGAGGCGGCACATGGAGATGAAGTGCCCTACGTCTTTGGTGTTCCAATGGTGGGAGCCACTGATCTTTTTCCGTGCAATTTTTCTAAAAATGATGTCATGCTAAGTGCCGTCGTCATGACCTACTGGACTAACTTTGCGAAAACCGG GGATCCCAACCAGCCTGTTCCTCAAGACACGAAGTTCATCCACACCAAGCCCAACCGCTTTGAAGAGGTGGTATGGACAAAGTTTAATCCGAAGGAGAAACAGTATTTACATATTGGCCTAAAGCCTCGTGTCAGAGACAACTACCGTGCCAACAAGGTTGCTTTCTGGTTGGAATTGGTCCCTCACCTTCACAACCTCAATACAGTCCAGCACCCTTCCACCACCACCAGATTACCCCCCTACACCCGCTGGACCCCTGGTTCCAAGCCAGCTGGTGGAAGTACCACGCGGCGCCCACATTCCACCCTACCTCCTGATGGAGATGATGATGAGATAGAACGGCCTCGATATTCTCCCTTTCCCGGCGACTCTCGTGACTATTCGACAGAGCTAAGTGTGACAGTAGCTGTCGGGGCTTCACTCCTCTTTCTCAACATCTTGGCTTTCGCTGCACTTTACTACAAAAGGGATAGACGCCATGAACTGCGGACGCGGAGACACAGTCCTGGCCGAGGAGGTGCCCCTGGCAATGACCTGGCACACCATGGACCAGAAGAAGAGCTTATGTCCCTTCAGATCAAAAGAGCTG ATCCTCCCTGCCAAGATCGGCCCCTCCGGCTCTGCGTCCTGCTACCCGTCCTATCCTCCTCTCCATCAATGCTTCCTTCACACAAGCGGGCATGA
- the LOC136603488 gene encoding neuroligin-2-like isoform X1, whose translation MMFIHGGSYMEGTGNMFDGSVLAAYGNVIVVTMNYRLGVLGFLSTGDQAAKGNYGLLDQIQALRWLEENIGHFGGDPERITIFGSGAGASCVSLLILSHHSEGLFQKAIAQSGTAISSWSVNYEPLKYTRLLAAKVGCDYTDNVEMVSCLRRKPYRDLVDQDIQPARYHIAFGPVVDGDVVPDDPEILMEQGEFLNYDILMGVNQGEGLKFVEDTLENEDGISASYFDFTVSNFVDNLYGYPEGKDVLRETIKFMYTDWADRDNGDMRRKTLLALFTDHQWVAPAVATARFHAEYESPVYFYAFYHRCQAEGRPEWGEAAHGDEVPYVFGVPMVGATDLFPCNFSKNDVMLSAVVMTYWTNFAKTGDPNQPVPQDTKFIHTKPNRFEEVVWTKFNPKEKQYLHIGLKPRVRDNYRANKVAFWLELVPHLHNLNTVQHPSTTTRLPPYTRWTPGSKPAGGSTTRRPHSTLPPDGDDDEIERPRYSPFPGDSRDYSTELSVTVAVGASLLFLNILAFAALYYKRDRRHELRTRRHSPGRGGAPGNDLAHHGPEEELMSLQIKRAGGAPDLEPLRPHDILRPACPPDYTLALRRAPEDAPLPPPPPPPASVMAPSTISGLPSLHPFNTFPTTAHNNTLPHPHSTTRV comes from the exons ATGATGTTTATCCACGGCGGATCCTACATGGAGGGTACTGGGAACATGTTTGACGGTAGTGTCCTTGCCGCCTATGGCAATGTGATTGTGGTCACTATGAACTACAGACTGGGCGTTCTCG GCTTCCTAAGCACTGGAGACCAGGCAGCCAAAGGTAACTACGGCCTACTGGACCAGATCCAAGCCTTGCGCTGGCTGGAGGAGAACATTGGCCATTTTGGAGGAGATCCTGAAAGAATCACTATCTTTGGGTCTGGGGCTGGAGCCTCATGCGTCAGCCTCCTCATCCTCTCGCACCATTCTGAAG GACTTTTCCAGAAGGCCATCGCACAAAGTGGGACTGCCATCTCCAGCTGGTCGGTTAACTATGAACCTCTGAAGTATACCCGTCTGTTAGCAGCCAAAGTGGGTTGTGATTACACTGACAACGTGGAGATGGTGAGCTGCCTCCGAAGAAAGCCGTACCGAGATCTGGTGGACCAGGACATTCAGCCCGCTAGATACCACATTGCGTTTGGACCTGTTGTGGATGGGGATGTGGTCCCGGATGACCCAGAGATTTTAATGGAGCAAGGAGAGTTCCTTAACTATGACATCCTGATGGGGGTGAACCAAGGCGAGGGTCTCAAGTTTGTTGAAGACACTCTGGAAAATGAGGATGGAATATCTGCCAGCTACTTCGATTTTACTGTCTCTAATTTTGTAGATAATCTCTATGGCTACCCAGAGGGAAAAGATGTTCTGCGTGAGACCATCAAGTTCATGTACACAGACTGGGCAGACCGTGACAATGGTGATATGAGAAGAAAGACTCTGCTGGCATTGTTTACCGACCATCAATGGGTGGCACCAGCCGTGGCAACGGCTCGATTCCATGCTGAATATGAGTCACCTGTGTACTTCTATGCTTTCTACCACCGATGTCAGGCTGAAGGAAGACCTGAATGGGGAGAGGCGGCACATGGAGATGAAGTGCCCTACGTCTTTGGTGTTCCAATGGTGGGAGCCACTGATCTTTTTCCGTGCAATTTTTCTAAAAATGATGTCATGCTAAGTGCCGTCGTCATGACCTACTGGACTAACTTTGCGAAAACCGG GGATCCCAACCAGCCTGTTCCTCAAGACACGAAGTTCATCCACACCAAGCCCAACCGCTTTGAAGAGGTGGTATGGACAAAGTTTAATCCGAAGGAGAAACAGTATTTACATATTGGCCTAAAGCCTCGTGTCAGAGACAACTACCGTGCCAACAAGGTTGCTTTCTGGTTGGAATTGGTCCCTCACCTTCACAACCTCAATACAGTCCAGCACCCTTCCACCACCACCAGATTACCCCCCTACACCCGCTGGACCCCTGGTTCCAAGCCAGCTGGTGGAAGTACCACGCGGCGCCCACATTCCACCCTACCTCCTGATGGAGATGATGATGAGATAGAACGGCCTCGATATTCTCCCTTTCCCGGCGACTCTCGTGACTATTCGACAGAGCTAAGTGTGACAGTAGCTGTCGGGGCTTCACTCCTCTTTCTCAACATCTTGGCTTTCGCTGCACTTTACTACAAAAGGGATAGACGCCATGAACTGCGGACGCGGAGACACAGTCCTGGCCGAGGAGGTGCCCCTGGCAATGACCTGGCACACCATGGACCAGAAGAAGAGCTTATGTCCCTTCAGATCAAAAGAGCTGGTGGGGCTCCAGATCTTGAACCACTGAGGCCCCATGATATACTGCGGCCAGCTTGTCCTCCTGACTATACACTGGCACTGAGAAGGGCCCCTGAGGATGCTCCACtccctccgccacctccacctcctgCCTCCGTTATGGCCCCAAGTACCATTTCGGGGCTACCCTCATTACATCCTTTTAATACATTCCCTACCACTGCCCACAACAATACCCTTCCTCACCCGCATTCAACTACAAGGGTATAG